One genomic window of Dehalococcoidia bacterium includes the following:
- the purE gene encoding 5-(carboxyamino)imidazole ribonucleotide mutase, which translates to MGSKSDMDVMQTCMDTLTKFGIEHEVHVMSAHRAPDRVREFVSSARERGFEVIIAAAGGAAALPGVCKAYTPLPVIGVPLASSELRGIDALYSIVQMPPGMPVATVAVGAWGARNAATLAAEILSLKHDDVRAKYDAYRESLSTG; encoded by the coding sequence ATGGGATCGAAGTCCGACATGGACGTTATGCAGACCTGCATGGACACGCTGACGAAGTTTGGCATCGAGCATGAAGTGCACGTGATGTCGGCGCACCGCGCCCCTGACAGGGTGCGTGAGTTCGTGTCGTCGGCGCGCGAGCGCGGGTTCGAGGTCATCATCGCAGCGGCGGGGGGCGCGGCGGCGCTGCCGGGCGTGTGCAAGGCGTACACGCCGCTGCCGGTGATCGGCGTGCCGCTGGCGTCGAGCGAGTTGAGGGGCATTGACGCGTTGTACTCGATCGTGCAGATGCCGCCGGGGATGCCCGTGGCGACGGTGGCAGTGGGCGCGTGGGGTGCGCGCAACGCCGCGACGCTGGCGGCGGAGATCCTGTCGCTGAAGCACGACGACGTGCGGGCGAAGTACGACGCCTACCGCGAATCGCTGAGTACTGGTTAG
- the purD gene encoding phosphoribosylamine--glycine ligase: protein MNVLVIGAGAREHAIAWKLRQSAKVSDLFVAPGNAGIAQVAETLPLAIPKPHAPDAEVAAFCSAVVAMARERRADLVAVASDDPLGLGLVDALKAAGITAFGPTKAAARIEASKAFAKEIMERNAIPMSVAARFDDFEQARRYVESRDSDVVVKADGLAAGKGAIVTDSHEQAIEALRSLMVERSLGASGRVVVIEDKLKGREVSAHAFTDGKSVAHMPFSCDHKAIFDGGAGPNTGGMGVYSSPSWLDASTADAIRRDVTEAVVRGLAAEGSPFAGVIFPGLFVTSDGPRVIEFNARFGDPEAEALLPRLQSDLLEIMLACANGTLDAIDVRWQDGASIAVMLASGGYPGTYETGKPISGLEDVDSDVTVFHAGTRIEDRRFVTNGGRVLAVTTTAPTFAEARERVYRNVERIGFGGMHYRRDIGASEAVRA, encoded by the coding sequence ATGAACGTACTGGTGATCGGCGCGGGCGCGCGCGAACACGCGATCGCGTGGAAGCTGCGCCAATCGGCGAAGGTCAGCGACCTGTTCGTGGCGCCGGGCAACGCCGGCATCGCGCAGGTCGCCGAGACGCTGCCGCTGGCGATCCCGAAGCCGCACGCGCCGGACGCAGAGGTGGCGGCGTTCTGCAGCGCAGTCGTTGCGATGGCGCGCGAGCGACGCGCCGACTTGGTGGCTGTCGCGTCGGATGACCCGCTTGGGCTGGGGCTGGTCGATGCGCTCAAGGCTGCCGGCATCACCGCGTTCGGACCGACGAAGGCCGCGGCGCGCATCGAGGCGTCGAAGGCGTTCGCCAAGGAGATCATGGAGCGCAACGCGATCCCGATGAGCGTCGCGGCGCGCTTCGACGACTTCGAGCAGGCGCGGCGGTACGTGGAGTCGCGCGATAGCGACGTCGTTGTCAAGGCAGACGGGCTCGCCGCCGGGAAAGGCGCGATCGTCACCGATTCGCATGAGCAGGCGATCGAGGCGCTGCGCTCGCTGATGGTCGAGCGCTCCCTCGGCGCGTCGGGGCGCGTCGTCGTGATCGAAGACAAGCTGAAGGGCCGCGAAGTAAGCGCGCACGCGTTCACGGACGGCAAGAGCGTCGCGCACATGCCGTTTTCCTGCGATCACAAAGCGATCTTCGACGGGGGCGCCGGGCCGAACACGGGCGGCATGGGCGTGTACAGTTCGCCCTCATGGCTGGACGCTTCGACGGCGGACGCGATTCGCCGCGACGTGACGGAAGCGGTCGTGCGGGGGCTCGCGGCGGAGGGGTCGCCGTTTGCGGGCGTCATCTTCCCGGGGCTGTTCGTGACTTCCGACGGGCCGCGCGTGATCGAATTCAACGCGCGCTTTGGCGACCCGGAGGCGGAGGCGCTGTTGCCACGACTGCAGTCTGACCTGCTCGAGATCATGCTTGCCTGCGCGAACGGCACGCTCGACGCGATCGATGTGCGCTGGCAGGACGGCGCCTCGATCGCGGTGATGCTCGCTTCGGGTGGATACCCGGGCACGTACGAGACTGGCAAGCCGATCAGCGGCCTGGAAGACGTCGATAGCGACGTCACGGTGTTTCACGCGGGCACGCGCATCGAAGATCGGCGCTTCGTTACGAACGGCGGCCGCGTCCTCGCCGTCACGACGACGGCGCCGACGTTCGCCGAAGCGCGCGAGCGCGTCTACCGCAATGTTGAGCGGATCGGCTTCGGGGGCATGCACTATCGCCGGGACATCGGCGCGAGCGAGGCGGTGCGGGCGTGA